In the Streptomyces spororaveus genome, AGCCCGAGTCCGAGTGAGAGCCCCACCCCGAGCGCCGCCCCCACCACGGCCGCGCCGACCCCCGCGGCCACCACCGAGGCTCCGGCGGCGAAGCCCACCGCGTACGACCCGCCCCCCACCAAGGCCGCTCCCGCTCCGCCGGCTCCCACCCGTACCCGTACGCAGGCACCCGCGCCCGCGCCCACCAAGGCGGCCACCGACTGCTATCCGCGTTCCAACGCCGGCAACTGCTACAGGGCCGGTCAGATATGCCGGAAGGCGGATGTCGGCAGCTCCGGGCGGGACGCCAACGGGCGCGCGATCCACTGCCGTCACGACGACAGCGTGGGCCAGCGCTGGGGCTACTGACCCGTGCCGCCCAGGCCCGGGAACCTGCACCGGGCCTGGCCGCCGATTCCTACGCGGCCTGCGGAGTGAAGGCGCGCATCTCGTCCCCGTCCGGACCGACGATGCCGAAGGTGCTCTCCGGTACCTCGTTCCAGGCTCCGGGGAGGTCACCGAGGGGTTCGGACACGACCAGGCGGGTCTCGTCCGAGATCTCCTGGAGGAACTCCATGTCGGGGTGCAGTCGCCGCAGCGCCTCCACCCGGCTGCTGTAGAACAGCGATCGCGACTCGCCCTGGCTGGAGTAGCGGAAGGCCCAGAGGTGTTCGCCGTCGCTGATGGCGAGCGTCATCTGGAGCGGGTACTCCACACCGTGCTCGTGGCCGACGCGCTCCACCACGCCCGCCATCCTGGCCACCGCCCCCGGCGGGTCCCCCTCCAGGCCGAGGGTGAGCGCCAGGTGGAACATCACCTCGGAGTCCGTCGTCCCCTCGACGTAAGGGAACAGCTCGGGGTCGATGAGCAGGGTGAGGTCCCGCCGCATGCGGTGGAATTCGGCGATGGACCCG is a window encoding:
- a CDS encoding class II glutamine amidotransferase, which produces MCRWLAYSGTPQLLETILYKPAHSLIDQSLHSRLGVETTNGDGFGVGWYTEEDTGSPAILRDIGPAWNNRNLREIADHVRSPLFFAHIRASTGTAVQQTNCHPFRHGRWMFMHNGSIAEFHRMRRDLTLLIDPELFPYVEGTTDSEVMFHLALTLGLEGDPPGAVARMAGVVERVGHEHGVEYPLQMTLAISDGEHLWAFRYSSQGESRSLFYSSRVEALRRLHPDMEFLQEISDETRLVVSEPLGDLPGAWNEVPESTFGIVGPDGDEMRAFTPQAA